In Papaver somniferum cultivar HN1 unplaced genomic scaffold, ASM357369v1 unplaced-scaffold_117, whole genome shotgun sequence, the DNA window gatattttctaggtttttttctatatatatggtcccaaaaTTGTATTTCTGTCCCTACCAAATGATAATTACATCATACATGACGTCATcataggaccaaactataatatatattttcaaaatggaccaaacagacagttgattgAGTTAACTGTACCAACCTCTTCAGAGACTAAATGTTATTTCCTACTTAAATTATGTATAATTCATTGCCAGGTCATCTAATATTTAGACATTATTTGCTTAGGTGGTGAACTATTATGGGAACTGAATCACTAATTCATAGCATAATTGCCATTGGTTTGGTTAGCAGATTGCAGAGATGCAAAAAAAAAGGTAAATATTGAATATACTATAATTTAGGAAACTATTAGATATTATTGTCGTAATTAGATTTAAATGAAATTGAATTGTCACTATATAGTATTTGTCATGTGCACACTCTTTAAAAGGGTGTGCACAGAATTGGACTCGAACCGGAAAGAGGAAGGGCAGTAGTGGAAGGTGATCGAAGAGAAAGTACACGCTAAGAGAAAAGAACAGAATAAGAAATAACTGGCGTCTCTTTTCATGAGTCGTGATTCCTTCGAATTTCCTTTGTTTAGGACCCTCTCGTACTGCTTGCAACGTGAACATGAAAGCGAGCCGTGTCTCCAAGACCTTAGCTGTCTGATCAAACAAATTAAAACTAGGAATATGTCCAAATTAATTACTTGACTTGGGAGTCTTTTGCACAAATACAACTGATCCACTGAAACTTAAATCATACGTTCAAACTTGTGGTTAGAAATTTCTGAGTTTTCGTACTATCATAGAATTTAAGCCAAACTGGCCCGACTAGAATTTACTTGATACTCATTTGATGACCTAATTTGAGTTTGAATCTCTTCGGCATAATTCTTTacgaatcaaaaaagaaaaaagaaaaaccaagATACACTTGTTTCTTTAAATCCAGATATTCTTAAGAACAAATGGACACATATTCTGCCAACTTAAACCACCAATGGTATACTCATAAGAGCACAATTAACTGGGGGAAAAGGGTTTCACATTGATCTGCAGACCAGGCCAACTCAAATCCCGGCCTAATCTGTTTCCATACTGGCCAAACAGAAGCACACCCAAAGGACACGTCCACACAAGTCTTCAAATCCCTATTTGCATAATTCCAAACTGGATGATCACATATACCTTTCGCATAATTGCCATAGAAAGCATTAAAATTTTGAAGAACATTTAAGTGCCCGGAGAAATCTCCATTCTCATCCTTGAAAATTTCCTCTTCGAATTTTCTTTACTTGTGTTACTGTACTAATAATGATGAGGCACTCTTATTCAAGATGGTAGGGCAGTGTACTAGGAATATGGCCAAATTAATTGCTTGACTCAGTCTTTTGCAAAAATATGCCTCCTAAACTTAAATCATACGTTCAAACTTGTGGTTAGAAATGATTTTTTAGCTTTCATAGAATTTATAAGCCAAACCGGCCCCTGCGTTTCATGAAGATACTGCTTGGCTAttaatataatacgaaaaataaaaaataaattgagcATCAGAAACTAAAAAATGGGTCACTCTACTTCCAATCATGTATTTATCATTCTCATCTACTTATTGTTCTCTCTTTCTAGTTTACTGATCATACAATACCCAACTGCACAAGCATACCAATATCGATACCATTCTTGTTCTGGTGATAATTACACTACTAACGGTACATTTCAAAAAAAATCTCAACCTTCTTCATCCTTCAATGTCCTTAGCCGGCAATTCAAGCATAAAAAATGGATACTATAATGCCACCGTTGGCCGAAATCTGGATACTGTTTATGGATCGTTCCAGTGTAGAGGTGATGTTCCACTAGATGTGTGTCAAGGTTGTATCAAAATCGGTACTAAAGAGATAAAAGAAAATTATAGATGTCCAAATTCTAAACAAGCAATTCTTTGGTATGATATATGTATGTTAAGGTATTCGAATCAATCTTACTTTAATATTAGGCAGGATAGACCAGCGGTTTATTTAGCGAATACTAGAAATATTTCTAATCCAGATCAGTTTAGACAAATTTTAAGTGATTTCATGGATGGTTTATCAGGAAAAGTTGCGTCCAATATTAATGGCTCTACCAAATTTGCTACTGGTGATACACCTTTTACAGATATGATTAAAATATATGGATATGTACAGTGTACtgaagatatatcattaagtgaTTGTAATCAGGGTCTTCTTTTATCACTATCTCAGTTACGGAATTTGACTGAGGCGTCACGGGGTGGACAAATTCTCAAACCTAGTTTTAATGTGAGATTTGAAATATATCCTTTATTTCCATCTATAACTACTCCCTCACCATCTCCTGCACCACTGCCTCTCGTATCCCCGCCTTCTTCAACCAACACAACCACACCGGACGGTAAGTAGCACTTCTTTGTTATGTGATAATATATTCAACCAGACTGTATTCATACTTTCAGTCTGAGCCTAGCTAATTAAAAAATGTTTATATTCGTGCAGCAAATGGTATCAAGTCATCCATACTTGTTGTTTGTATAGTTGTTCCTGCAGTAATTGTAGCATTTTGTGCCATTTCCATTTGGTTCTTCTGTTTCCAGAGGAAAAAGAAAAGACGGACAGAGTTTTTTGACGGTAAGCGCGCAGCAGCCTCAACACATGATTCttagggatatatatatatatagtatatgCTTCTTCACATGGTTTGATAACTTTACCAAATTAGAACATCTTACTAATTTGCGCTCCCACAATACTTACTGTTGTTTTGCTGATGAAGATGTCGATGAGGAGATTCAAAGTACAGAATCTTTGCAATTCAACTTCAGCACAATAAGTGCTGCAACAAATAATTTCTCTGAAGCTAATAAACTCGGAGAAGGTGGGTTTGGCCCTGTATACAAGGTAAGAAACATATAAAACGCATGCAAAAGAAAGCTATAAATTCCCCATATATAGGTGATTGTTTTATTGCTTTTCAGATTGTTTAATTAGAACTTTTACTTTTTGGTTTCGTTTGATGTCCTCAGGGTACactatcaaacgagcaacatataGCGGTGAAGAGGCTATCCGAACATTCAGGACAAGGTGACCGAGAGTTCAAAAATGAAGTTACATTAGTAGCTAAACTTCAGCACAGAAATCTTGTGAAGCTTGTTGGTTTCAGTCTATCCGGTGAAGAAAAGCTACTCATCTATGAATTCATGCCTAATGCAAGCCTTGACAAATTCCTATTCGGTTTGCCTCTCACTCTATTTCTGTGTATCGTTGTTGTTCGATCCGTAGATACTTTTTTAGATTAAAATGTTGTCTcaaagttttgttttttttgggtcGTATGAATGTGTAGACCCAATAAAATGTGCACAACTGGATTGGGAAAGACGGTACAAGATTATTAAAGGGGTAGCAGCAGGACTTGTCTATCTTCATGAGGAGTCTCGACTTAAGATTGTCCACCGGGATCTCAAAGCCAGCAACATATTACTGGATAAAGACATGAATCCAAAAATTGCAGACTTCGGCATGGCTAGGCTTTTTGTGCTTGATCAAACTCAAGCAAGTACAAAAAGAATAGTCGGAACCCAGCAAGCATATATAAACTTTGAATCGTTGAACATATGACTGATTATAACTGTATTAAAAACTTGTTCTGATGttcctatttggttttggtggttgGATTTCAGTGGCTACATGGCTCCTGAGTATGTAATGCATGGAAAATTTTCTGTGAAATCAGACGTGTTTAGTTTTGGTGTTTTAGTTTTAGAGATTCTTAGTGGACGGAGGAACAACGGTTTTCATAAATCAGAAATTGCTCGGGACCTTCTAAGCTACGTGAGTACCAATTAATAATACTATCTAGGTTTCTGGAAAAAAAGTATTACTGTCACTTTTTTAATTTGACCTAAAAATGGAGGGAGTACCTTTTTGCGTTCAGCTACTTTTGTTTACGCAATGCATAATAAATCGGAGGTGAAATTGATGCAGGTATGGAGACATTGGAATGATGGATCTGCTATTGAAATATTAGATCCAACTTTGAAAGACACATATTCTAGAAATGAAGCGGTGAGATGCATCCATGTCGCATTGCTATGTGTTCAAGAAAATGTTGCAGATAGACCCACAATGCCCACAGTTGTCCAAATGCTCAACACCTATTCGGACATCAATACCGACTTACCTTCAGAACCTGCATTTTTTGCTGATAGTACGAGACATCCAAATCTAGGCAGCAACAGTGGAGAACAAAGAAGCGCGAAGGACGAGTCAAACATTGAAGCAGGGACATGGAGCGTGAATGAACTTACAGTTTCTGAAGTCCACCCTCGATGATACAATCTTGTTCAGTTGTTCTTCTTTTATTTTAGAAGAAGTTTGGTGTTGTTGTCAGTAATGCTTTGAATAAGGAGGGGACGTGTTAGTAGTACTGCACCTAGAATTGCGCAATGCTGAGTCGATTTCCTGTTATTTCTTACTCtcgtgttttcttttttcttacccGCCGGATCAGGATATTATccggattaattggggtatactcgATTTTAAGTGAATTCTATTATAGGGTTAGAGGTGTCCAAATAGGATAAATTTATCTTAATACCCTTAccaaatattttttcttcccaatctcaaaccaatcaactCCCTTCCCAACCTAAcaagtagggctgtcaatgggtactcaTTACTCGGAACCAGAACTGGACTCGGTGGAATTGGATCCCGTTCTGGGTcttaaagttggacccattaacacCTTGGGACCTGACGGGTAGTTATGCGTTTAGACCCGAATCTTAACgagtccaaacgggtaatacccgttgagTTCCCACGGATATCAAGTACCcggttatttatttttttatttatctcTTTAACTAAATCATAAGCAATTTGTTAGTTTTggctttgatttttttcatttgtcaTTTTTGATAACAttaaatctttatttagtacattaataaggaaataataattaatttttataaaaaataatttagattcaagccaaaaaGAGCAAGATATTAAGttttttaagattttctttataatttaattaatacccaacgggtacccggaaccgacgggtacccagGGTTTTTAACGGGTCCAATTCTGGATCCACTTATTATGGAACCAGACCCAACTTTTTTGAGTAGGTTCCGGGTCTAATGGTATTTGGAAGGGTCCggatccattgacagccctactaacaaccattacttctaatcttccatcgttttcttcttcttctctatcatTTCGTCTCAAGAATAATTTGTCGATTAAAAAGTAGCCCCTTGTTTTTTTCATGCTCAAATGAATTCATTCTTCTTCCCAATCTAACAACCAatactttattttgttgtttgacGGTCAAAATATGGCGAAAAAACtgaaattgttgatttgcagTTATATAGTCATCAGGGTATTTCTTCATCGACCTTGACGACTTTTGAAGTTTTATTTTGGTCGTCATTTTCCTTGGATGAATACCGtgacgacttttcatctctgaaaataTATCCACAGAGTCGTCAAGATATTCATCCTTATACTTTGTCCACTAATATGTAGTAATTACGGTCGTCCTGTTTTGAAAATTTTAACCTTGCCGACCAACATGTACCATAAAACATTTTCTCTGTGTAATTTTTTGATTAATCGACATGGTTGGGAAAACTGCCTTGACGGCTTAGTGTTGGTCGCCACGTTAAGAAATTTCGACCATAACGACCAATTATAACTAAAATTCCTTCTCTGTGTATAAGATTTTTAGTCGTCAGTGTTTAGCATTCTCGACCTTGACAACTAAAGATTAGTCGACAGGTTATGGAATTAATACCTTGTCGGCTAGAGAAGGTCGTTATCTTGTAGTTTGGTCGAGCATGCCGATTTTTCATACCGTGAtttctgaaagtgttgatttcttctataATTTGGAGAACGATACCACTAAGAAGCTTTGCAGTCCCCTTTTTAGAAGAGTTTGGCTAGTGTGGTTTCATttccattacaaaaaaaaatctcaaaacatttttttctcaaaaatcatCCCATATAATGCATGAGTTCAATCTAAATAAAACATAATTTAACTAaataactaaattaattaacctaaacagatttattagtgttaattaaataagGGTAAATTAGTCATTTTTTCAATATATGTGGATAAGGGGTTTTGGGTTTTACTTCCTAATGATCatattttgtcttattagatataccccaattaatctaggTATACCCCAATATTTCCCGATTTTTTTTTGCTGTAGTTTCCTCAAAAAATGGAaagtcaaaaaataaaataaaatagggtaGCTAAACAAGGAACCTTAAATGCAAAGTCaaatatatctttttttttttttttttttttgctaaacaaGGAACCTTATCATTAAGGGAAATTCGAGgctacaatgagtttaagatcgaaaataagagaatataaAGTAACAAGAACACACCATAAAGGTACAATACCGAAAAAtacgacaagagaaagagaaggattcccTTAGTAAAACAAATACAAGTATAAATAATATACGATAAAATCATAAGAAGAATGGTTTTTCTCCAATGAAGGgtgtgaatatttttttttgaatgacaCGTTAGGTTTTAGACTCCCATTTAGTATAAATACATCTCCAATAgttaggtcctacaaattatgaGGAATGAAATATTAAATAAGAAGGTGTTAAAGAAAGTCTAAACTCTCTTTCAAAATGACCCCTAACTAATTTCATGTCatcaattttattcatttatttttaatataaaataatgCTAAAAAAACATATTTTTATGCTTATCCAGATTTAAAATGCATAACACAACATTTACTTTGGGAGATGAGTTTTAAGAAAAGGGTCTTAATTAGACTCATATTTGGAAACCCCAAGGAATGAAGGTCTAAAAGTGAATTCTACATAGAATTCACTCTTTTAAGGACTCTCTCTTTTAATGAAGTGGGGACCATTTGTCTCtcctatttatttttctttttaaatatcaaGAAGAGTAGGAGACTATTTGTCCAATAGTAGAAGACTATTTATAAAAATATCACGAAGACCATTTTATTTTCAAGGTTAAAGTAGGAaataacatgatttttttttcttcaaatgatcTTCTTATTTCTTGTGTAAAATCACACAAGCCTACTTTTCAAAAACAAATATATTATTTGAAATCTGGAATGGAATAGATTTCTATCCTAAGCCTACTTTTCAAAAACAAATATATTATTTGAAATCtgaaatggaacaaatttctatCCTTTTTACGTCGTTTCTTTCAATATTCACTATGTCTTCTTTATTTAAGGTTGTAAAAATATTCCAATTTCAACAAAAAGAGGACTTGTATGCAAGGCGTGGCCGCAACCGTACTTGGATTTCTTAGGAGAATTGTAGAAGCAAGATCGGCACCGACCATTTaggaatttcgagtcaagttccAAAAATTATTGGCTAAGATCGGCAATAATGCCCTACCCCAAACCCAACAGGTTAGTACTCGTGAAGCGCAGTTGACGCAACTACCGAGTTAAATGGCTCAAAAAGGCCGGAGATGAGGCACAATAGAAAAAACTCACCTACTGATATTGACATgccaatgcaaaaaaaaaaaatacccttCATCTGTTATTAAAATGCAGTGCCATTGTAAAACAATGATAAATTGTTGGGTGATGAGGTGTAAaactgttgggtgcaataatcaaaataaaaaaaaatcaaataagcaaaaattattgatacttagctcctttataatggaagtgattgattgacgaaacgaacgagcttcccatatctccacaacagcaacaaggaaaaactttgaaaaaacagagtgagtcacgtgttcaacacgttgcccttaagacattagcgcccggctacactcaagagtgatgatatagccctcacaggacggatatcttcaggataaaacaccctactacacctactactagcatatgtagtagatgctcaacttgagcttgtcaactccgaaaaaaccgttaaggaaaatcgtgaacgcttaagaaacgctataaaatattttcccttaggggtccctctaaaatatagaccaacccctttcccattgattttacaaaactagtgaatttgtttatataattgacaaatacaacataAGAAGAgcaactccccgatgtgggactaaaaatcttatatagtctcttaaaacaacctAAAAGTGGAAACTTcacggtgtgggactaataagtttttcattcacaaaagaaaacaataaattataatttttattaaaactttaaaaaacatgttttattaatttttttccaacaatcccccacatgaatgaaaactcaataaaacacgaaaacacagatagatcttggtaaatcaacaactcAATCTCACGACCCGAACTGACTGTATAGACAgacagatcgtgcatgttgaagTTATACTAGCCATTCCAACGTCATCTCCCTCACACAACAATGTGTtgacccagggtcatactatggattgcaaagatcatatagtatagagagctttcatctttagttccttacaagtgagactaaagttttctttcaccaaagtgaaaaagcatgaactagtgaacccttagtgacccttaggtcctaagttccaataataccaaaaccatcaaaatgaaaatcacaaaaaaacgcaggaaataccattttaggctgaggtgtccatgaggtcttgaacctttgcttagtgagatattaccggaattacttgctagagacagtgaactatgtcttgaactgctagcgtttgatgtaattTGCGATAAATaccacggatgatatctccaatgttgctgccaagctcgtgtcgttttgtccaatttggccctggacatatcctgtttctcagaatgctctagagaattaaagctcatattctcataggaagaggcccacttcctcattcagataggtgagttcaatcaatagtgtttactgctacaccccatttcaatcttaaattgaaactatataactcattaagacttct includes these proteins:
- the LOC113329899 gene encoding putative receptor-like protein kinase At4g00960 — translated: MSLAGNSSIKNGYYNATVGRNLDTVYGSFQCRGDVPLDVCQGCIKIGTKEIKENYRCPNSKQAILWYDICMLRYSNQSYFNIRQDRPAVYLANTRNISNPDQFRQILSDFMDGLSGKVASNINGSTKFATGDTPFTDMIKIYGYVQCTEDISLSDCNQGLLLSLSQLRNLTEASRGGQILKPSFNVRFEIYPLFPSITTPSPSPAPLPLVSPPSSTNTTTPDANGIKSSILVVCIVVPAVIVAFCAISIWFFCFQRKKKRRTEFFDDVDEEIQSTESLQFNFSTISAATNNFSEANKLGEGGFGPVYKGTLSNEQHIAVKRLSEHSGQGDREFKNEVTLVAKLQHRNLVKLVGFSLSGEEKLLIYEFMPNASLDKFLFDPIKCAQLDWERRYKIIKGVAAGLVYLHEESRLKIVHRDLKASNILLDKDMNPKIADFGMARLFVLDQTQASTKRIVGTHGYMAPEYVMHGKFSVKSDVFSFGVLVLEILSGRRNNGFHKSEIARDLLSYVWRHWNDGSAIEILDPTLKDTYSRNEAVRCIHVALLCVQENVADRPTMPTVVQMLNTYSDINTDLPSEPAFFADSTRHPNLGSNSGEQRSAKDESNIEAGTWSVNELTVSEVHPR